One window from the genome of bacterium encodes:
- a CDS encoding response regulator, producing the protein MVDDEGEIRLLARRALESVGCRVYEASNENEAFDVAFRTPELAAVSLDTSMPSMSGGETLEQLRNAGCRRHKVGRFGFGVSGGNSRGESAAITQGLRDLWETSDHG; encoded by the coding sequence GTGGTCGATGATGAGGGCGAGATTCGCCTCCTGGCTCGGCGGGCCCTGGAGAGTGTCGGTTGCCGCGTTTACGAAGCGTCGAATGAGAACGAGGCCTTCGATGTCGCCTTCCGGACACCCGAGCTGGCCGCGGTGTCCCTGGACACGAGCATGCCGAGTATGAGCGGCGGCGAGACCCTCGAGCAGCTCCGGAACGCCGGGTGTCGACGCCACAAGGTGGGGCGCTTTGGCTTTGGTGTTTCAGGTGGCAACTCCCGCGGGGAGTCAGCCGCTATCACGCAGGGCCTACGCGACCTGTGGGAAACCTCGGATCACGGATAA
- a CDS encoding PqqD family protein has translation MSVDTVDTNKVYRLAGRLMLKPDGDVTLAFDPQTLAVHQLNATLAAVAERLDGERSTESVVLDCSEAWGLDVGAASREVYRSLQILLAESLIEVCE, from the coding sequence ATGTCGGTGGACACGGTCGATACGAACAAGGTCTACCGGTTGGCCGGCCGCCTGATGTTGAAGCCCGACGGGGACGTGACGCTCGCGTTCGATCCCCAGACGTTGGCCGTTCATCAGCTCAACGCCACCCTGGCCGCGGTTGCGGAGCGTCTCGATGGCGAGCGATCCACGGAGAGCGTCGTGTTGGACTGCTCGGAGGCTTGGGGCCTCGACGTTGGTGCAGCGTCGAGGGAGGTCTACCGGTCGCTGCAAATCCTTCTGGCCGAGAGTTTGATCGAAGTCTGCGAGTGA